In Lolium rigidum isolate FL_2022 chromosome 3, APGP_CSIRO_Lrig_0.1, whole genome shotgun sequence, the genomic window TTAGAGCAGATCAAGCAAAGGGAATCTATATAGGTGCTTCAAATCTATATTCTGGAACCTTTATACGGGAAAGAAGAAGGATATAACCTCgaggttcttcattcctcctcatctgGGCAGACGTCATCATCATGAGTGTCTTTCCGAAATAGAAAAAAGTACGGGTCCATCAATACATGCATGGTGAGATGAGAAAACACAAATTATACGAGAAAACAGTCAAACCAACAAATATATGCACTAAGGCTTTATGAACAAAACCTGTTAAGCCCTAAATACGCATAACCATCATATGTTATGTATACAACCTAGGCGTGGAAACAAAGTAAGGTTAGGCATAGAAAAAGGTTAATGATttcaatatttacttttctttaaCTAACCTAGAATGacacctttgcgacgtttttatCAACTACAAATTAAATCTAAGCTATTAACTTTTGTGCATATATGAAAGGTCTCAAACCGTCAAAAGATGATAGAAAGCACTATAAACAAAGTTCAGTTCTTTCTATGCCTCAACTCAAATTCTAATAGTAGCAGCTTAGTAACCTATAATAATTTTGAGCAAATCAAATTTTCATAGACCTATGCATTCTACTCTCACATGCATTCTACTCTCACATGCATTCTATGGTTTAATTTGGGAAAATGTGTGTTACTCGAAAACTTCGAAAACAATGTGACCAACCTATGTAAAGAAGTGTCAGACACCGCTATGCCGCCTCAACCTGTTGACTCCGTACTGACAGAAGGCCACTGACATAGATGCAGTCAACAATTAATTTTGTCGTCGCAAAAAAGACAAACATACTATCTATATATGTACATTGATTAGAAACAGGGGAAACTATAAATAAAGATGTGAGCTGATCAAGCAAAGGAAATTTATTCAGAGATAGAGGATAGCCGGGAAAGCAGACTTCTAAGAAAACTGAGAGAGGATAGCAGGGAAAGCAGACTTCTAAGAAAACTGAAAGTAGATTCCAACCAAGGTCATCTGGACTGTCAAGTTCTAAACATGCCCCTTCTCTCCACGATATCTGCAGGACACCAATTAACACAACCATACTTAGTACAGAAAAGAAAACACTGATAAGAACAGAACATAGATGAAGAATATGTGTGTATTTTTTTCCTAAGAGTAAAAGCCATCGCATCCctcaaaaaatacaaatatttttgATATATTGATAAATTTGAACCGCAGTTTCCTTTTAATGGCCAAATCAACTTTGAAAAGTAGAACACTTGTATTTCGAATTGAAACATGAATAGACACCAGGTTTTGCCTCATATGTTACTGATTGTTAAATGTCTCATTGCACTGTGTGTTAAACATTGAATGAATGCAACCTCCAAAACTGGGACCATACTTAACTCAATAATACGGTGCCAAGTTTATAAGATATACATGCAAAGTAGAGGAAGCAAAGGCATTTTTTCACAAACAGAGAGTAGCAGGGAAAGCAAAACTGATTGTAGATTCCAGCAACCTCCTCATTGGATAAAGTATCAGCATGGTCGTTAACACTTGCCACTCAAAGCAAACCCAGATGAAACACCCAACTGCAGCAAAGAGAAATTCAGGAAGTAAATATATGTGCAAGGCTATGTATCATGCATCCGGCAAGTTTTAGTATCATGATTTGCCTAATTGGAGAGTAACCAATTCAAATACAAAGAGATTCACATAAACAAAGAAAGGCACAACGAGGTAACCTGTATGATGGTGATCATTGTAGCTAGAAAACGGATACACCAGGCCTTTCTCCTATAGCAACCTGGAAAAATATAGGCACAAAGAGGCATGAATGGCGGAAATTAAATTCAAGAAAGAGGAAAACCATCTTACTGCAACTCAAACACCTAGGAAAAATACCAATACAGACAGAGGTGACAAAGCATACTTGGTGAAACCACACTGATTAATACAGAGGCAACCCAATTTCTTGGAGTTCGCCACTATATAACATTCAGATTATTCGGAGGCCAACTATCAAAATGTATACATCGCATAAAAATGACATACAGACTGCAAAAATTTCTAACGGACATATACCAGTTATTCTTTGAATGTGGTTCTTCATGTACAACGAACTGAAGAAAATGTTACACGTATTAGTTGTAGGACAGTAACTACTGAATAAAATGATGAACCTAACTACAGAGCATATTTTCACCTAATATTAATATTAAACTACATTTATATCTCATTTATCATGTGAGCATGTATATTAGCTTGGTTAAACTCCAAGCCACTCATAGTAACCCTTCCACCATATCCTGACAACACACCATTATATATAGTAACGTTACGCATGAGATTTGGTTGTAATGGTACAAATAGAAGAATGGACAATAGCATAATATATACATTATAAAGCAATATGAGTGACCGTAATTGGCCTAGTTGCTTTGGCATCAGTTTGGGAGGGCATTGTGAGGTGGCCTTATATACCCTATATGCCCCCGACACGAAATCTGTAGATGTGAGTACATTGCAATGAGATGTGGTTTCTAGGGGAAACCCAAAATAAGCCAACAAAGAACATGTGAAACCCAAAATAAGGAAGATAATAGTTGTTCATCAGGAAATAAGCCAACACAGAACATGTGAAACCCAAAATAAGGAAGATAATAGTTGTTCCTAGGGGAAACGAATAACTGAATGTAATAAAAAATCACTTACATTTTTAGAATGTGATGAGATTAGAAAAAAACCGCCCTGCTGACCTACAGTAAAAAGCATGGTATATCTGAAACGCATGAAAAAAATGAAACATGTGATGATATAGCAAGTAATTTAACTGGGAAAAAACTCTAACTTGCAGTGTGGTTCAAAACATAAAGTTCAAACCTTTACCTACTCGAAGAACAAGATTTCACCCCAATATTCCACTTAAAACGCTTGACTGATTCAAATAAAAAGTGAAATAGTGAGCAGCTAGCACAATCAGCACCTAGAAAAGAAATACATGGAAACAATCTGGACTGAATAAGACCTAGAGTAACCAAGGGCACCGAGAACCTTTCCGAGGTGAGGACAAACGCCTAGCGTACTTTTCAGAACCTATGAACAAAAAGGAGAAAATTCTCATCATACATGCTCAACTAATATGTgaaataaaaacatattgcagtgATAATGATAATTCAAATACTAACCTGATCAAGGTCCATTTGAATTCCAGTGCAAAAACTTCCTCTTCAGGTCCTGAAACAAAGCATTCACAATTGAAAATGGACAAAAGGAAATCTAGAAGAAATTCTTGAGGTAGAGCATATGACAAAAAGAATGAGAGTTTAATTAAACAACAAAAACACATCATATACTCTAACATTCTGATCCCACTTTAACAAATAATAGAGAGCGTAGCCCATCAGGAAACCTATATGCTATCCTTTTATAAGCATTGAATCTTCCCTAAAAGATAATTATAAAGAAATCTCTTGAGTAAAAGGAAGTACACACTGGAATGGGATTGTGCAAATGATTGTACCTTAAAACATGATAGTGCCCTTAGCTTTTCCGTGCTCTGTGATTCTGTCACTTACAGTTTGAACCTCATTACCCAATTAAACCTAATTAAAAGGTATGTTAAGAATGATAATAAGAATTTCATGGTGCAGATATGAAATTTCATATTAACTTGCTGAAAAGTGAAACCTGGCCTAAACATATATCAAATTAGTAGATGAATCTGAAATAATAAATAAACTAACGAACATTAAACGGAAAAAAGAAGGACGGGGCTGAAAACTTAGCCTTCCTGCACCCAACCTGACCAACCTAACCAACTATTGAACATCTATTTTCTCACATTATCAAGGCGGATAATTTCCATAATTTTTTAATCTTCCTTATGCAATATAATTTACCTGTCTTACATCGCTTTGAGTTACTACCCGTCGGAGCTCTCCTTAGCACCAATCTTGACTGTTTTTTTTTACCGCGTGGTATAAAAAGGCACTCCAGAGTGGAAACCTTAGCCGCCAATTCCGTTCTGCGcatctcctccccaatcccctctctTGCTCGACCGCCACAGCCCTCCCTGTTGCTTCTCATCCCCCTAACACGGCAGCATCAAATATGTGACAGCAGAAAAGTTCACATAACAGATTAACCATGGAAAATGTATAACCTAGCACAACGTGGGAAAAGTACACAAAATAGGCACATGTAGCTAAGAGTGTTCTTGCCTGCAATAGGAGATATCACATTGATGCTCTATAAGAAGAATCAACACCAAGCTGCTAATGGTCAGGTTAAATCTTGCCATCTATATAGAAAACCCCCTGATAGATTCAAATACATCTGTAAATCGCAATCTGTATATTCAATCAACAAACACAATTTCAAAACTCAATCAATTAAAAAAATGACTATTGAGCAAGTCATCTTTAGCTCCAGGTAAATTTCacaaatataaacattacatgtaTTAATCTTCCGCTATAACCTGCTAGGATTTTTGATCGAACACCTTGTAGTTAAAGATGAAACAAAATCTGAATATACAAATATGAAAAGCATGAGTGCGACAGATGGCtacttatgagagagcaattgagAAATTGATAGGAGAGGTGGAAAGATTGGGATCCCCTTCCAGCCTATACGAAGATTGGCACCGGAGCcgtgaggagagagaggaggtggAGCACATCCTCCTCCTTCATGGACGCTGCGCTGACTCCAAATTGCCCTACTGGTTTTTCCTCAGCCACTCGAGGAATAAGGACATCAAAATTTTTTTACACCCGCACACACGTACAAGCAAGGAAGAGGAGACAAACCTGTAGGGCGGCCTCCCCTGATTTGCTGGCATTGAGGAGCCCTCTCAGCAGCGTCGGCGCCGAAGAAcataacggcggcggcggcggcgcgacggaggaTGCCTGTCTCTTTGGCGATGCGTGGCGGTTGCTTGGGCTTGGCTAGAGTCGAAGAGATGGAGCTCGACCAGCCGCTGAACAGGACGAAGACGAGCCGGAGACGGAGTGAGCTGTGCCTGTGGTCGCGCGCGAAGAAAGGACggagaggaggagctgcggcgtggcCAACGCTCCGCCGGCTGCGCCGTTTCCGTGGAGGAGATTGGAGGGTGCGCCGAGAGAGAGGAGATCGAGGAGAGGAGTGgaaggcggcgctagggtttcacATGCGGGCACTGGGGAAAGTTGGGTCGCGACTCGCGATGCTTTTTCCCTTGGAGATATTTCTTTCCTTGCCAACCATACTGCAACACGTGGATCAAACAGAAGAGACCGAGCGAGGCCAATGCCCAATCCTTCCACGCGACGTGCCTATCGTGGATACAGCCGGAGTGCTCCATGGGGGTGaggcaattatacctttagattctaTTATTTACCATTGAGTTCTTTTTGGAGCTAAACTTGAAGTATAGTTTCCAGTTAAATTGTTTTTTTCTAATTTGTATTAGGATATTTTAATTATTTGTCAGGATGAATTCACAATAAATGTATGTTAAGAAAATAGACATAATCCATACTAAATTTCCTCACATATGGTGTGTTTAAATCTTATGTTAGGTTGCGCTAGCTATGCAAGATGGTGTGTTTAAATCTATTTGTGTTAAtatttatcctcacatatctaaaTAGGTTGCTAGTGTTTTCCAGAGAACGTGTCACCATCATAAAAGTTTTCTATCGCATTGACATGACAACCTTAGGCAGTCAAGCACCGATCAAAGATGTGCTCGAGATAGAGACTAAAATGGAGCGAAAACATTCCGATTTTTCTGTGAAAAAGGGAAGCAGAAACGACTTTTTTTTTAAGGACGGAAAAAAAAACAACGTTCTCCGATGGAACTGATATGGAAACAAAAATTATATTTGCGACCAATACAAAATTTCCATTTTAAGGTTGTTTTGCATAGCCAATCTAGTGAGCCCAACACGTGAGTGACATTGTCAAACTGAACATTCTACGGACCCCATCCCCTACACCCATCACACTGAGCAACCATGTCAGGGTTAGGAAAAGGTTTGCTTGAGTTTGTATTCATGATTCAATGGGTCCCTTCGTTTACCTAATCACCCTAATTTTGTCTTAACAGTATCTGCTTTCATATTTGTTTCCGGAGTTTCCATATCATTTATGATTTTATAAAATATGGCACTagtttttctttgtttgtttgaGACTTGAGAGTAGCTTATCACGTGTACCATCCGCATTATGGCACTAGTCAGTTCCGTCCGTTTCAGTTCCGTTTTCATCTCTAGCTCGAGACATGTAGAAACAATAGCAATCCCGCTTATGAAAACTTAATTACCAAATCAAAAAGTTCATTTCCTAAAATAATTGCAAGTGGCTGACAGGCAAAATTACGAAGCACGTGTTAGCACCTAGAGGAAAAAATAATCTTCGATTGTTATCTTTAGCTTTGTCTGCTTCAGATCCTTCCGGAACGTCTTGCGTTGCGTACAGCGTACGATCGAAAATCCGTTCCTGGCTTCCTGCATGCACACGCTGTCCGTCGCGCAGTCCGGCTCGGCCGGTCGGTTAGAACCCGAAACCACCTCGTCTACGGCTATCGCCCAGCCGATAAAGGTCTACTCGCCCACAGCCCAGGATCTTCACCAAACGCACACGTAGCCTCGCCGCCTCACGAGAGAACTTCAGGCAGATCACGCACGTCCCGCCGCCCAAGTAGAAACGCGCGGACGTGTGTTCGAGGAGTAGCatctagcaatggcgcaccacgcgTCGGCGACTTCCCTGAAGCGCAAGTGCCCTGACAGTGACAGTGACAGCGAGGAGACGGCCGGCAAGTGTCCCACCGGCTGCGGCTTCTACGGCGCCGCCGCCACGGGCAACTTGTGCTCCAAGTGCTACAAGGaacgcgtcgccgccgcctctgaCACCACGGCCGCGGACAGCGTCTTCATCGCCCCTGCCGCTTCAACCGCGCCTCCGGAGAAGAAGGCCAAGACGATCGTCACCGTCGCGTCCTCTGATGGTGCTGAGCCGTCCTTGGCGTCCACGAAGCAGCCGATGCCGGCGAAGAACCGGTGCGCGACCTGCCGCAAGAAGGTGGGCATGTTGGGGTTCCGATGCCGCTGCGAGGGCACCTTCTGCGGCGTCCACCGCTACTCCGACAAGCACGACTGCGGCTTCGACTACAAGACCGCCGGGCGGGAGACGATCGCCAAGCACAACCCGCTCGTCGTTGCCGACAAGCTCGCCACGAGGATCTGATGCCCAGGAGATCACTGAAGGATATTTACTAGACCGAACTCAACAGTTTGTAATTAGGATCCCTTGTAATTATAATCGTTCTCGAGGATAGAATAGAATTGATGTTTTCGGTATTTTGCCTGTCGTCCACTTATAATTAACTTCGAACATCGATACCTGAATCTGACGGATGAACACGAACAGTTTGTACTGGTTCGAGAGAGTAATATCATCGCAGTGGTCGTATTTTCTTGGCCTGGGACGTGTAATGTTATTTTGGACATAACTGGCAGGTGCAAATCAGTATGCTGTGAAGATTGCAGAAAGGTGCAAATCTGAGACGATTCAGGATCCAACTAGAAGCTTCTGTGGGTATATTATGTACTCCAAATTTAGAGAAACTtttgacatccttttatggacagaggtagtatgatCTTTTATAATGTTTTTCGCTTTTGCTGGGGAAAATGGTTTTGGTTGGTAGGATATGTTTTCGCTTATAGTATTCTGATCTTTTATAAGTTGCAATTATATCTCGAGGATATAATAGAATTGATGTTCTCCGTATTTTGTTTGTTTTCACTTATATAATAAACCTTGAACATCTATATCTCAAGCTGACATGACCACCTGCCGTCAGGATGAACTAGTCCTTGGCATGGGCAGCCCGAGCCAAAATTCCGGGGAAGACTTAGGTAGGATCAGATCTTAGATGAGATCTATGAGATTAATTTTTTGCAAAGATAAAACATgttcaaaaattctgaaaaaaaatgacaacacacatctatgttatatatgcaatgccaaaaatttgcaacttcaaattcgacatacacttagagagacaaaaaagataaatctgggtgtgaatagtgtgaaatactattcAACCAGATCTGATACTATTCACATCAGaatttatctttttttgtttctccaagtgtagattagattttgagctgaatttttttggagttgtaggtacaacctatatgcatgttgctaattattttcagattttttcgcataGCAAAAGTATGATTTCTCTAAgttgatcctatgatcctacGTAATGgggagatcctatacaagtctccccCCCAAAATTCCAGGCCAGGATTGCTTGTCCTCGACGTTCAGTACGGGATAGGCTAAGACCTATGCTTTTTAGCACCGGATTTTTTAGGCCCGGCCTGGCCTAAGTATTTCTTAGGTGTAGAATTATTatttttttaaacggaggcaaaagttttgcctcaTTCTATTAATTAAGAGACAGTTTTACAAGATAGCAAAGGCCAAAAAAGGGTGGGGGGTTTACATGGCAGACTACTCTCGCAACATCAAAATACTCACACCCTTGGCACCGGCGGCCACCCAAAGCTCTAGCTCTTTCTTGATATTTTAACAAAGCACCATAGGCGGCATGTGCTTGTGCCGGAAGACTCTAGCGTTTCGCTTGTTCCAAAGCCCAAGACCGACCCGTCGAATGAAAAGCCTACTAGGCCATAGCCGGGCCTCTTTCCTATTTCAAAAACCCAGGATCGGGCCAGCCCGGCTACCAAGATCGATATATAAGCCCAGGACTAGCCTACAGTCATGGTCGGGCCCTATCTGAGATTTTTGGGTCGGGTCGGGTTGTCCATGATGTCCATAATTACCACCAacgttatttaacattgtggttgATTTGTTGGCCATCATGATAGAACGAGCCAAGAACTCGGGCAAATCGCCGATGACACTATCATCTTTGTGGAAAAGGCTAAGAACCTGAAGTTAATATTATCAACATTCTGCCAAGCTTGAAAGGAAAACTCTTATTTGTTGGAGCACACTTATTTCTCATTAACTTTGTATTCAGCAACATGGTGTTGTATATGCTATCTTTCTTCCAAGTTCCACAAGGAGTGCTCCAACTATTCGGATTATTTCCTATCTATGTTCTTTTGGTAAGGGGATAGTGAAAAGGTATAGATGGGATAAACGGAATGTGTAGTGTGTCGGCCAAAGGACCTAGGGGGCTTAATTAGAATTTAAGACTAGAGGCCAAGAATACAACACTCCTTGGTAAAGGGCTATGCAAAATATGGtgttgccacccggtggcaatgccccccccccccctctagctgCCGTTCGATCCAGCTTAGAGATTCTCACGGCATGCAAATCAACTATCACATGTCATGCTACTAATTACCTAGACAACCTGCAAACCCGCTGCTCGGGCTGTAGCTATGGCAGTGTTAACATCCACCCAAAAGCAGGAAATGATCAGAGAGTGGCAGGTATGTCCAGAGGTGAACTGTTTAGTCAAAGTCTATCACTATGTTTGCGTGAGTGCATAAACCATAGCATGTGGTAAGCTGCACATAATCAGAGGATACCtgatacatgcatgcatgaactatgtgtagTAATGATTCACTGCCAACATGCATGTATGGATAGTGCACGGTAATATCCAACAAACAAATATTCGTACGTGGGGAAGCTAGCAGCAAAATCCAGCAACTTGGgtgcttagagcatgtctaacagaccccgtaaaaggggcaaacccgtataataaccgccgatttgagggtttcggctttacccggccgtctagcacgtcCCGTAAAAACGGCACCCgcgtcgttttttgctgttttcgagtacggggcgggtcgtcgccccctacttgtgcggggtgggagcggggatactgggcgaaaccagtatcgcccactccactgcgcgcgaagcatttcgctgaagccaaccgccgccgcccgatctcctcccccgcgcccttcccggccggatcccgctgccatggatcgtccgcaagagccgcctgCCGCCGGCGATGCATCTCCTCCGGCCGCGGTGGTCGATGTCGCCGTCGGAGCTGCGCCGAACGCCGGGGTggtgtcggccatgatctccgccaccatcccgtcgaagaggaaaaggatcccgaagcaattcttcgaagcacctgcggcggcggccgcagcttcgccggtcgaagccccgccggctgccaagaaggggggcaggctgaagaccaaggcggccgggccgaggggcgtcgcgttgatgtctacgggtgcttctattcttgtagacagtgttgggcctccaagagcagaggtttgtagaacagcaacaagttttcccttaagtggatcacccaaggtttatcgtactcagggaggaagaggtcaaagatatccctctcaagcaaccctgcaatcacgatacaagaagtctcttgtgtccccaacacacctaatacacttgtcagatgtgtaggtgcactagttcggcgaagagatagtgacatgggcatacccttcgggtacccattattagtatacctggctcggcccaatatggagaagactcaatatggagaaggtccaacaaggcaacccgaagaagtagtcgactaggactcttgtaaaaccctaggctggttgcatatataaagctagccagggtacccgatagaggagaagacaacagatagacaacatagccccGCTTATGGCGACACCCTGTAAACGTACATatcatcatatagtggattgctagcagcacgtagggatcctccaccgaggggacccgaagctgggtacgtcgtgtgcctaatctcgctcccggaatctccatcgtcgctctctcccgaaacccaagtctacaatacgtaggcattggcgaggtgatccctcgtcaattggcgccgtctgtgggaaatcgcGGCGattggattttgttatccgggcgggatccctcAACCTTCGACGGCGGCTTACGTGTTGTTTCATCCATTACGGCTGGTTTTTCGTCATCAAAAAATCTCGACAAACGGGCTAGCTTGGACGCGTTCCGGGATGGTGTTTGCAAGCTGTGTCGATCCACCTTGACGGTGGCGCGACGCGAGACTGTTCTCTCTCCATCGACCTTTGGCCGAGTCGGCGAAACCTATCTACACAGTCCATCAGCTTTGGTGATGCTAGACTTCGTCGCATGAGCTGTCCCGATTTAAGGAAAAAAGAAAGTTACTTGGAAGCAAAATGAGTTTGGTACTTCTCTCTGCCAAGCACACGGGCTCTGCGTCGGCGCCAGCGCACTGCGCTCATGGCATGCTCGCACAGCAATGGTTGAGTCAATAATTACTTTGCTCCTTCGTTGGTGTCATGGACGCTACGATTAGGTGTTTCCTTGGTGGCCCACAACAActcaaagaaagataaaaaaagtgAAGCTATTAGAGGAACATGCACGGTCAAGTACATGGCTGATGGAACCCAAGCTATGGAGAAAACAAGGAGCCGTATGTTCTGGACAATGGCCACGCGAGTCGCCCAATTTCAATCGTTGGTATCAGTTGACGGTCCTGTCCGCATCACTTCATCATGGCCTACGACATGCACAAAGGATTTAGTTCTAAACCAAGAAAGTTATCAGGTCCGGATGCCGGAGCGACATCTAAAAAAGTTTCGGTCCAGCCACAGGAGTTTGCAGACGAAAAATATATATATCTCTGAAGCTTGCCAGCCCACACTCGCCGCCAAGAACTCCATACTCAGGGTTCACCTGTCCCGGACTCGCCGTATTGTCACTTCATTGACTACATCCGCTGCATCAACAACTTCCGGCTGAAACGCTGCACACCTCGCCGATCAATTACGTCCACCTCATCGATCGCTACTCTCATACATTGATCAAGCCATCAAGTTCATCAACGAATAACATCCGACACAAGAaccatcaggtgctatattttcaattaaTTACTACTTGTAAAATTTATTTTGCCAAATATTTTTGGGTCGTGCTGCTATTTGCACGCGGATTTGTGCACTTCAACACAATTGCAGATTGAAATAAAACTTCGACTTCCTCTACTATGTCGACCCCGTTCGCCATCGCGTACTCGCCACGCCCGGGGGCTCGCCCGCCGTAAATTCGCCATCGCGTACTCGCCTCACTCGGCGGTACGCTCGTCGTGGATCCATCACATCGACTATGCCAGCTGCACGACTTGCTCTAGCAATGACCCCGTCGCACCCGatgaaaaagctaagtgttcctcttcctccaaaattcatttatttactttcgccacacccgaatactcgggggctacgtCATTACCTCATTACAGCAAATTCACCCAACACTGGGAGCtacgccattacttcgttacctcaaatatactcggttacttggtgaatttcttttcttcggctctggatatatcttcatcggctcaatggatttattttcttcgggacagtggatttattttcttcggattactggatttattctcttcgggttatcattggtttcctcttatacaatactacccgaCGTGCTTCCGGgttaatggattcatcttctatggttattactggatttattttctttgggtcaatggattcatcctccaagatatcaacggattcatctatatggatattatTAAGTTGActcttatacaatactacccgatgagcttccgggtcaatggattcattattttcttcgggtcaatggattcatcctctatgatatcgacggattcatcttcaatatatgcttcatatttaaatGGCGTAttctttaatatggattcatttaaaatatttcatcttggattcatctacaATGACTTTATCTctcatggcgtaatcttcaatgacTCAATATTCAAATGGTTCAGCCTCAAGGGGTTTGTCAATTTCATCGGATTCTTTAGTGGAAGTCAAAAACAGGATACATATCTATGAagccaacactcgggggctcaacaACAACTTCGCCCCGGGTCATAACTGCGACATGgtatctaagca contains:
- the LOC124700892 gene encoding zinc finger A20 and AN1 domain-containing stress-associated protein 7-like; the protein is MAHHASATSLKRKCPDSDSDSEETAGKCPTGCGFYGAAATGNLCSKCYKERVAAASDTTAADSVFIAPAASTAPPEKKAKTIVTVASSDGAEPSLASTKQPMPAKNRCATCRKKVGMLGFRCRCEGTFCGVHRYSDKHDCGFDYKTAGRETIAKHNPLVVADKLATRI